One genomic window of Cercospora beticola chromosome 5, complete sequence includes the following:
- the RPS21_2 gene encoding 40S ribosomal protein S21 has translation MENERGELVDLYVPRKCSATNRIIKAKDHASVQISVAKVDENGRATGENQTYALCGFVRAMGESDDAINRLAQRDGFLKGVWSASR, from the exons ATGGAGAACGAACGCGGCGAGCTCGTCGACCT CTACGTCCCACGCAAGTGCTCTGCTACCAACCGCATCATCAAGGCCAAGGACCACGCCTCTGTTCAGATCTCCGTCGCAAAGGTTGACGAGAACGGCCGCGCGACCGGCGAGAACCAGACTTACGCCCTCTGCGGTTTCGTCCGTGCCATGGGCGAGAGCGACGATGCGATCAACCGACTTGCGCAACGCGATGGATTCTTGAAGGGTGTCTGGAGCGCTTCCCGATAG
- a CDS encoding uncharacterized protein (CAZy:GH16), with amino-acid sequence MKSTFSAAAILAGLALVSAQDSPKCSPSSPCPADAPCCSQYGQCGVGAYCLGGCDPKSSFNLQSCMAAPTCKSADYKLTSLDDVMPNTRYLGDASKANWVSSGTAVAYNGDSLLLTMAPSTVGTLLSSTHYVWYGKISATMTSSRGQGVVTGFILMSDVKDEIDFEFVGDDVQAAQSNYYYQGITDYGNMKSLGVSNTDTDVHTYTINWTPDEITWSIDGKDLRTLKKSDTYNETTKSYNYPQTPSRVQLSLWPAGLPTNGEGTIEWSGGLVDWENSPYMQNGYYYAMVKDISVECYDPPSGNAGGNAYYYTGGSFNEDTVAIGSNNTVLGSMMANGNNPDYGKVQPGSSTASAPKMDKTPESVPGVTGGGNVAAGGQAPIESSSDSNNGGSSSSGSGSGSGSGSGSSSGSTGDSSFSQGGGSTGATTGEAPRMIATSSAVALLGFFVAALML; translated from the exons ATGAAGTCGACCTTCTCCGCAGCCGCGATCCTCGCCGGCCTTGCGCTTGTCAGCGCCCAGGACTCTCCGAAGTGCTCCCCGAGCAGCCCTTGTCCAGCAGACGCGCCTTGCTGTTCTCAGTACGGCCAATGTGGTGTGGGTGCATACTGTCTGGGAGGATGTGATCCAAAGTCCTCCTTCAACCTCCAGTCGTGCATGGCTGCACCGACATGCAAGAGCGCAGACTACAAACTCACTTCGCTGGACGATGTGATGCCAAACACGCGATACCTGGGAGATGCAAGCAAGGCGAACTGGGTCAGCTCTGGAACGGCTGTCGCATACAATGGCGATTCGCTGTTGCTCACCATGGCACCCAGCACAGTCGGAACTCTGCTCTCCAGCACACACTATGTTTGGTACGGCAAGATTAGTGCAACAATGACCTCCTCACGGGGACAAGGTGTTGTCACTGGTTTCATTCTGATGAGCGACGTCAAGGACGAAATTGATTTTGAATTCGTTGGCGATGACGTTCAGGCCGCACAGAGCAACTACTACTACCAGGGAATCACCGACT ATGGCAATATGAAATCACTTGGAGTGTCAAACACCGACACTGACGTCCACACTTACACGATCAATTGGACTCCAGACGAGATCACATGGAGCATTGATGGCAAGGACCTGCGCACTCTCAAGAAGTCGGATACATACAACGAGACTACCAAGAGCTACAATTACCCACAGACCCCATCTCGTGTACAACTCTCGCTCTGGCCGGCTGGTCTCCCAACCAACGGAGAGGGAACTATCGAGTGGTCAGGCGGTCTAGTCGACTGGGAAAACAGCCCATACATGCAGAATGGCTATTACTACGCAATGGTCAAGGACATCTCTGTTGAGTGCTACGATCCACCAAGTGGCAATGCAGGTGGCAACGCCTACTACTACACCGGCGGAAGTTTCAACGAAGACACTGTTGCTATtggcagcaacaacactGTCCTCGgttcgatgatggcgaacgGCAACAACCCAGACTACGGCAAAGTTCAGCCAGGCTCATCCACAGCTTCCGCTCCCAAGATGGACAAAACTCCTGAGTCTGTGCCAGGTGTCACTGGTGGTGGCAACGTTGCAGCCGGCGGACAAGCTCCTATTGAGTCGTCTTCTGACAGCAACAACGGAGGCTCGTCCAGCTCTGGTTCCGGTTCCGGGTCTGGTTCTGGTTCTGGGTCAAGCAGTGGCTCGACTGGCGACTCGAGTTTCTCGCAAGGCGGCGGAAGCACTGGCGCCACTACTGGTGAAGCGCCAAGAATGATTGCCACTAGCAGCGCAGTCGCTCTGCTTGGTTTCTTCGTTGCTGCTCTTATGCTTTAA
- a CDS encoding uncharacterized protein (MEROPS:MER0213816), with the protein MSGNKTHFVLIHGAWHRAWHLQLLATRLKNAGFGVSTVDLPSVNPNIDEVLREGALRADVEAAKVVLEQAAAESDTIVPVCHSYGGVVGGEAAVELSENAKNKVQRIVYLCAIVLEQGNSLTTRTNGQVASWARHEGHAVVVPDTISCFYQDVDPQLAQEAAKHVHIHSYSAFTEITRHAPWRQFPCTYVYTTEDLALPLSTQQTLLGLLSEEERANFNFFTLESGHSPFLSKPDECVKILKQLVGQ; encoded by the exons ATGTCTGGGAACAAAACTCACTTCGTTCTAATTCATGGCGCCTGGCACCGGGCCTGGCATCTGCAACTCCTCGCCACAAGGCTGAAGAATGCCGGATTCGGCGTGTCGACGGTAGACCTTCCATCGGTCAATCCCAATATAGATGAAGTCCTGCGCGAGGGTGCACTTCGGGCAGACGTCGAAGCGGCCAAGGTCGTATTGGAGCAAGCGGCGGCGGAGTCCGATACGATCGTACCAGTCTGTCACAGCTACGGCGGCGTAGTCGGTGGCGAAGCTGCAGTAGAGTTGAGCGAGAATGCGAAGAACAAGGTGCAGCGCATTGTCTATCTGTGCGCTATAGTCCTCGAGCAAGGAAATTCATTGACCACTCGCACCAACGGCCAAGTCGCCTCTTGGGCTCGGCACGAG GGACACGCAGTGGTCGTGCCCGACACTATCTCGTGCTTCTATCAAGATGTTGATCCCCAGCTTGCACAGGAAGCTGCGAAGCACGTTCATATTCACTCATATTCAGCTTTTACGGAAATTACCAGACACGCACCTTGGAGGCAATTTCCATGCACATATGTCTACACTACCGAGGACCTTGCTTTGCCACTTTCCACCCAGCAGACTCTCCTCGGGCTGTTGAGTGAAGAGGAGCGAGCGAATTTCAATTTCTTCACTTTGGAGAGTGGCCACAGTCCGTTCCTCAGCAAGCCAGACGAGTGTGTGAAGATACTGAAACAGCTGGTGGGCCAGTGA
- a CDS encoding uncharacterized protein (BUSCO:EOG092609YT) yields the protein MAPNTAAAPPTMHMTTTTLRVEGMTCGACTSAVESGLKDVDGVGSVSVSLVMERAVVAHDADKISAEQIRELIDDRGFDATVISSDRPERALFDVSDEDDSVDEETDLLGGGISATTLHVGGMTCGACTSAVEGAFKDVPGIKSFSISLLSERAVIEHDASIISPEKLAETIEDTGFDAEILETKSSETISVKPRSRRKSTSKRYTTTTIAIEGMTCGACTSAVESGVKDLPGLVQFNISLLAERAVIVHDSAVLPVAKITETIEDRGFDATVVSSVDEGVQASASNCLAQFKVFGLPSPESAAELQTKLKNVPGIVSINISFATGRASISHSPSVIGLRAIVELIEQSGYNALVADNDDNNAQLESLAKTKEIQEWKRAFRVSLGFAIPVFVISMLLPMFIKPLDVGSIKLPIIPGLWLGDVACLALTIPVQFGIGKRFYVSAYKSIKHGSPTMDVLVVLGTSAAFFFSCAAMLVSILIPPHSRPSTIFDTSTMLITFITLGRFLENRAKGQTSKALSRLMSLSPPMATIYTDPIAAAKASENWDAEQAIDEKKTTDNEASGSAMEERTIPTELIEVGDIVILKPGDKIPADGIVMRGESYVNESMVTGEAMPINKKPGSALMAGTVNNAGRLDFKVTRAGRDTQLSQIVRLVQEAQTSRAPIQRLADIVAGYFVPIIITLGLATFVGWMILSHILPHPPSIFLSDDSGGRLMVCVKLCIAVIVFACPCALGLATPTAVMVGTGVGAEQGILVKGGAALETATKINHVVLDKTGTLTMGKMSVSQSEQIESWKTQTDLWWTLVGLAETSSEHPIAKAILNGAKSRLGLAADEQLEGHMGDFKATVGNGISASIEPGSKFGRRRYAIVIGNASFLRKQGIEVPKGAEEEYDDYDQVRRRSLSAPSSSKASESAGITTIHVAIDAAYAGSVGLSDILKPTARAAIAALHRMNIGTSLVTGDQAATAIHVAALVGIEPENVFSGVLPEGKKEIIQDLQKRGLTVAMVGDGINDSPALATANVGISLASGTDVAMDAADIVLMKPTQLMDVPASLHLSKTIFRRIKLNLLLSCVYNAFGLPIAMGFLLPWGITLPPLAAGAAMACSSVTVVVSSLLLKFWSRPGWMTEENIDGVLSLRRAGIVSRIADLKDTIVGRRQKAEERERGAYVQLESYEPV from the coding sequence ATGGCGCCAAACACCGCGGCAGCGCCCCCGACCATGCATATGACGACCACGACATTACGAGTGGAGGGAATGACATGCGGTGCTTGCACATCGGCTGTTGAATCTGGACTGAAAGATGTGGACGGGGTTGGAAGTGTCTCCGTCAGCTTGGTGATGGAGAGGGCTGTTGTCGCCCACGACGCAGACAAGATCAGCGCCGAGCAGATACGGGAACTCATAGACGACAGAGGATTTGATGCTACAGTCATCAGTAGCGATCGCCCAGAAAGAGCACTGTTCGACGTGtctgacgaagacgattcgGTGGACGAAGAAACGGACCTGCTCGGCGGTGGCATATCTGCGACGACACTCCATGTGGGAGGTATGACCTGTGGAGCCTGTACATCCGCGGTGGAAGGCGCATTCAAGGATGTACCAGGCATCAAGAGCTTCAGCATATCGCTGCTGTCAGAACGCGCTGTGATAGAACATGATGCAAGCATTATCAGCCCGGAAAAACTTGCAGAGACCATTGAGGATACCGGGTTCGATGCAGAGATTCTGGAGACGAAATCGAGCGAAACGATCTCTGTAAAACCACGATCCAGGAGGAAGAGCACAAGCAAGCGATATACAACCACTACAATAGCCATTGAGGGCATGACGTGCGGTGCTTGCACTTCTGCAGTTGAAAGTGGCGTGAAGGATCTTCCTGGTCTTGTTCAGTTCAACATCAGTCTGCTCGCGGAACGCGCAGTTATTGTCCACGACTCCGCGGTGCTTCCGGTCGCTAAAATCACTGAGACGATCGAAGACAGAGGTTTCGATGCCACAGTAGTGTCAAGCGTAGATGAAGGCGTGCAGGCATCGGCGTCCAATTGCCTGGCACAGTTCAAAGTGTTCGGTCTGCCCAGTCCCGAATCCGCGGCAGAGTTGCagacgaagctgaagaatGTGCCTGGAATCGTCTCGATCAATATTAGCTTTGCAACTGGTCGGGCTTCGATTTCACACAGCCCATCCGTGATTGGTCTACGAGCGATCGTGGAACTAATTGAACAATCTGGATACAATGCACTGGTGGCTGACAACGACGATAATAACGCGCAACTGGAGTCACTGGCCAAGACGAAGGAGATCCAAGAATGGAAGCGCGCCTTTCGAGTGTCCTTGGGTTTTGCCATCCCGGTATTCGTCATCAGTATGCTCCTACCCATGTTCATCAAGCCTCTAGACGTGGGTAGTATCAAGCTGCCGATCATCCCTGGCCTCTGGCTAGGTGATGTTGCTTGCCTCGCATTGACAATACCCGTCCAATTTGGAATCGGAAAGCGGTTCTATGTCTCGGCATACAAGTCCATAAAGCATGGGTCACCTACGATGGATGTACTCGTTGTACTCGGCACTTCGgcagctttcttcttcagctgcgcGGCCATGTTGGTCTCGATCCTCATACCGCCTCACTCGAGGCCATCAACAATCTTCGATACAAGCACGATGCTGATCACGTTCATCACGCTGGGTCGTTTCTTGGAGAACCGTGCCAAAGGGCAAACTTCGAAGGCGCTGTCGAGACTCATGAGTCTCTCACCTCCAATGGCCACCATCTACACAGATCCCATTGCAGCTGCAAAAGCCTCTGAAAATTGGGACGCGGAGCAGGCAATTGACGAAAAGAAGACCACGGACAACGAAGCTTCTGGATCTGCTATGGAGGAGAGGACTATTCCCACTGAACTGATCGAGGTAGGCGACATCGTGATTCTGAAGCCGGGAGACAAGATCCCTGCCGATGGTATTGTTATGCGCGGTGAGAGCTACGTCAATGAGAGTATGGTCACTGGTGAAGCTATGCCCATCAACAAGAAGCCTGGCTCGGCTCTCATGGCCGGCACTGTCAACAACGCTGGCCGGTTGGATTTCAAAGTCACACGAGCAGGCCGAGACACACAGCTCAGTCAAATTGTTCGCCTCGTCCAGGAAGCACAAACGAGTCGTGCGCCAATTCAACGCTTGGCAGATATCGTCGCCGGATACTTCGTGCCCATCATTATCACACTGGGTCTAGCGACATTTGTTGGATGGATGATACTCAGTCATATATTACCACATCCACCGTCAATCTTCCTGAGCGATGACAGCGGCGGACGGCTGATGGTTTGCGTCAAGCTTTGCATTGcagtcatcgtcttcgcctgTCCATGTGCCCTTGGTTTGGCAACGCCCACTGCGGTCATGGTTGGCACTGGTGTTGGTGCGGAGCAAGGCATTTTGGTGAAGGGTGGAGCAGCGTTGGAGACTGCTACCAAGATCAATCACGTTGTCCTTGACAAGACAGGAACACTCACTATGGGTAAGATGAGTGTTTCGCAATCCGAGCAGATCGAATCGTGGAAAACACAAACCGACCTCTGGTGGACACTTGTCGGTCTTGCCGAGACCAGCAGCGAGCACCCCATCGCCAAGGCAATACTCAATGGCGCGAAGTCAAGGCTGGGTCTAGCGGCTGACGAGCAACTAGAAGGCCACATGGGAGATTTCAAAGCGACCGTGGGCAACGGCATTTCCGCATCAATCGAACCGGGCTCCAAATTCGGGCGGCGGCGATACGCCATCGTCATTGGCAATGCTTCATTCTTGCGCAAGCAGGGTATAGAAGTGCCAAAGGGTGCTGAGGAGGAATACGACGATTACGACCAAGTCCGACGTCGGTCGCTTTCTGCTCCATCGTCTTCCAAAGCCTCTGAATCAGCAGGCATAACCACAATACATGTCGCCATCGATGCGGCTTATGCTGGCTCTGTTGGATTGTCGGATATACTCAAGCCAACCGCTAGAGCCGCCATTGCTGCGCTTCACCGCATGAACATTGGAACATCTCTAGTGACAGGCGATCAGGCGGCCACAGCCATTCATGTCGCCGCCCTGGTCGGCATTGAACCCGAGAATGTTTTCTCTGGCGTGTTGCCCGAAGGCAAAAAGGAGATCATCCAGGACCTGCAGAAACGAGGCCTCACAGTGGCCATGGTGGGTGATGGCATCAACGACTCTCCTGCGCTCGCCACTGCAAATGTTGGAATATCCCTTGCCTCTGGTACTGATGTGGCGATGGATGCTGCGGACATCGTGCTCATGAAGCCAACCCAGCTTATGGACGTtcctgcttcacttcacctgaGCAAAACAATCTTCAGGAGAATCAAGCTGAACCTCCTGCTGTCTTGCGTCTACAACGCATTTGGGTTACCAATTGCTATGGGCTTTCTCCTGCCATGGGGCATTACGCTGCCACCTTTAGCAGCCGGCGCTGCAATGGCATGCTCAAGTGTAACAGTGGTGGTCAGTAGTTTGTTATTGAAATTCTGGAGCAGACCTGGCTGGATGACGGAAGAGAATATTGATGGCGTACTATCACTCCGCAGAGCGGGCATAGTATCGCGCATAGCTGATTTAAAGGACACGATTGTGGGAAGGAGACAAAAGGCCGAGGAGCGCGAAAGAGGCGCATATGTACAGCTGGAAAGCTACGAGCCTGTATAG
- the RPS19 gene encoding 40S ribosomal protein eS19: MPGVSVRDVPADKFIDAYAAFLKRQGKLPIPGWTDTVKTSHAKELPPQSQDWFYIRSAAIARHIYMRKTVGVGRLRKVHGGTKNRGSRPSHHVDASGAVDRKVMQALEKIGVLEQDEEKGGRRITQSGQRDLDRIAQTTVEAEEEDEDDE; the protein is encoded by the exons ATGCCTGGTGTTTCCGTTCGCGATGTCCCTGCCGACAAGTTCATCGATGCCTACGCTGCTTTCTTGAAGCGTCAGGGCAAGCTCCCAATCCCAG GTTGGACCGATACTGTCAAGACCTCCCACGCAAAGGAGCTCCCACCTCAGAGCCAGGACTG GTTCTACATCCGCTCTGCTGCTATCGCCCGCCACATCTACATGCGCAAGACTGTCGGTGTCGGCCGCCTCAGGAAGGTTCACGGTGGCACCAAGAACCGTGGCTCGCGCCCATCGCACCACGTCGACGCCTCCGGTGCCGTTGACCGCAAGGTCATGCAGGCTCTCGAGAAGATTGGTGTCCTCGAGCAGGATGAGGAGAAGGGTGGCCGCCGCATCACCCAGTCTGGCCAGCGTGATCTGGACCGTATCGCCCAGACCACCGtcgaggctgaggaggaggatgaggatgacgagtaA